The Populus alba chromosome 4, ASM523922v2, whole genome shotgun sequence genome contains a region encoding:
- the LOC118056020 gene encoding non-specific lipid-transfer protein 2 — protein sequence MKKASLLVTMVVVVMLLAEAKVSQAVTCNPVQLSPCLPAISSSSPPSTTCCSKLKEQKPCLCGYLKDPSLKQFVSSPGARKVASACGVPYPSC from the coding sequence atgaagaaggCGTCTCTCCTCGTAactatggtggtggtggtaatgCTATTAGCTGAAGCAAAAGTGTCACAAGCGGTGACCTGCAACCCAGTTCAGTTGAGCCCATGCCTACCAGCAATCTCGTCCTCTTCACCGCCATCAACTACCTGCTGCAGCAAATTGAAGGAGCAGAAGCCTTGTCTTTGTGGATATCTCAAGGATCCATCCCTCAAGCAGTTCGTCTCCTCTCCTGGTGCTAGAAAGGTTGCTAGTGCCTGCGGTGTTCCCTACCCTAGCtgctaa